A window of the Cellvibrio sp. pealriver genome harbors these coding sequences:
- a CDS encoding ROK family transcriptional regulator, which yields MSQGSNSSTLRQYNERVVISALRKAGAASKADLSRLMGLTLPALTRIVDDLEQRGLIEKSGRRSQGVGQPSHLYQINDDGLYSVGIKLGRQNIEFVLANFAGHLLAKSTADYSSPTPSDLLSIIEQGVAHMVSQLDAAARTRFVGVGIAMPWFIGKWAEHNEMSDEVAAQWAAVDFAKELEARIDYPIFFENDCSAAAAAELYFGKGKPYEHFLYIYIGSFVGGGLVLNGDLERGIHSNAACLATIPVPCSSLDSRAREQKWDTLINRASISTLIAHLNFHQVAINHISELALVIDENRSLVHDWMVDCADSLVHTILCSIGFLDLEAVIIDSELPNYLLSELVSMVRRRLTSMQQQNLFIPQLQQGSLGENAIAIGGAILPLYSHFAPDKTVLLKGGVPDRLSNH from the coding sequence ATGAGTCAAGGCAGTAATTCTTCCACCCTCCGCCAATACAACGAACGCGTTGTCATTTCCGCATTGCGCAAAGCCGGTGCAGCATCCAAAGCCGATTTATCGCGCTTGATGGGATTAACACTGCCCGCACTCACGCGCATTGTGGACGATCTGGAACAGCGTGGTTTGATTGAAAAATCCGGGCGGCGCAGCCAGGGTGTTGGCCAACCTTCGCACCTTTATCAAATAAATGATGATGGACTCTATTCGGTGGGCATTAAATTAGGCAGGCAAAATATTGAATTTGTGCTGGCCAATTTTGCAGGTCACTTGCTGGCAAAATCTACCGCCGATTACAGCTCACCAACGCCATCAGATTTGTTGTCCATTATCGAGCAGGGCGTTGCGCACATGGTTAGCCAATTGGATGCCGCCGCGCGCACACGTTTCGTGGGTGTCGGCATTGCCATGCCCTGGTTTATTGGAAAATGGGCCGAGCATAACGAAATGAGCGATGAAGTCGCGGCGCAATGGGCCGCCGTCGATTTTGCCAAAGAATTGGAAGCGCGAATTGATTACCCTATTTTCTTTGAAAATGATTGCTCGGCTGCAGCCGCGGCTGAATTGTATTTCGGTAAAGGCAAACCCTACGAACATTTTTTATATATTTACATCGGTAGCTTTGTCGGCGGCGGTTTGGTGTTGAATGGCGACCTTGAGCGCGGTATTCACAGCAATGCTGCATGCCTTGCCACTATTCCAGTCCCTTGCTCATCACTTGATAGCCGCGCACGCGAACAAAAATGGGACACACTGATAAACCGCGCTTCCATTTCCACACTGATCGCTCATTTAAATTTCCACCAGGTTGCTATCAATCACATTTCAGAATTGGCATTAGTCATTGATGAGAACCGCTCACTGGTACACGACTGGATGGTGGATTGCGCCGACAGTTTAGTACACACAATTCTCTGCAGCATCGGCTTCCTGGATTTGGAAGCCGTCATTATCGATTCAGAATTACCGAACTATTTGCTCAGTGAATTAGTCAGTATGGTTCGTCGCCGTCTGACGTCTATGCAACAACAAAATTTATTCATCCCTCAATTACAACAGGGGAGTCTGGGTGAAAATGCGATTGCAATTGGTGGAGCCATTTTGCCGCTGTATTCACACTTTGCCCCGGACAAAACGGTGCTGCTAAAAGGTGGCGTTCCTGATCGATTATCGAACCACTAA
- a CDS encoding sugar porter family MFS transporter, which translates to MNKIIFWAITVAVAGFLFGFDTAVISGADQPIQRLWNTSPLVHGLLIMSSALWGTVLGALFGSIPCDKYGRKLTLIGIGVLYLVSALGSAIAQDPYTFSLLRFIGGLGVGASSIAVPAYISEIAPAKHRGRLVAMYQFQIVLGILVAFFCNYLLAGISENDWRWMLGVEVIPAFIFLVLVLKVPESPRWLLLKKNDEKHARAVWQMMNEPDVEKIVRDVRHSQQVASSDKLFSGKFNVPILLAFLIAFFNQLSGINFIIYFAPRVFELAGMDSSSSLLSTAGVGITNLIFTMLGLYLIDKAGRKLLMLIGSFGYIISLSVVAWAFYTGAGGLLVVFFIFLFIASHAIGQGAVIWVFISEIFPNSVRAKGQSLGSGTHWVFAALIALLMPYFLNEFKPHIIFLFFTGMMVLQLIFVLFMMPETKGRTLESLSENMSDKSADVR; encoded by the coding sequence ATGAATAAAATTATTTTTTGGGCGATTACAGTTGCGGTCGCCGGATTTTTATTTGGTTTTGATACGGCGGTCATTTCCGGTGCGGATCAACCAATACAAAGGCTCTGGAATACCAGCCCATTGGTGCATGGTCTGCTGATTATGTCTTCCGCGCTTTGGGGGACAGTACTGGGGGCATTATTCGGTAGCATTCCCTGCGATAAGTACGGTAGAAAACTGACGCTGATCGGTATTGGTGTTTTATATTTGGTCTCTGCACTCGGTTCAGCTATCGCGCAGGACCCTTATACATTTTCACTCTTGCGTTTTATCGGTGGTTTGGGGGTGGGCGCTTCGTCCATTGCTGTGCCTGCGTATATTTCGGAAATCGCGCCCGCTAAACACCGCGGCCGTTTGGTGGCCATGTACCAATTCCAAATAGTGCTCGGTATTTTGGTGGCATTCTTTTGCAATTATTTACTGGCCGGTATCAGTGAAAATGACTGGCGTTGGATGCTGGGTGTAGAAGTGATTCCCGCCTTTATTTTTCTTGTGTTGGTATTAAAGGTGCCGGAAAGCCCACGCTGGCTGTTGTTGAAGAAAAACGACGAAAAACATGCGCGCGCTGTATGGCAAATGATGAATGAGCCAGATGTGGAAAAAATTGTGCGCGATGTCCGTCACAGCCAACAGGTAGCATCGAGCGATAAATTGTTTTCCGGAAAATTTAATGTGCCGATATTACTGGCGTTTTTGATTGCATTTTTTAACCAGCTTTCGGGAATTAATTTTATTATCTATTTTGCGCCGCGCGTCTTTGAGTTGGCGGGAATGGATAGCTCATCATCCTTGCTCTCCACCGCGGGTGTGGGCATTACCAACCTTATATTTACTATGTTGGGCTTGTACCTGATTGATAAGGCCGGGCGCAAATTGCTGATGTTGATAGGTTCTTTTGGTTACATTATTTCGCTATCTGTCGTCGCCTGGGCATTTTATACCGGTGCAGGCGGTTTGCTGGTGGTGTTCTTTATTTTCCTGTTTATTGCGTCACATGCTATTGGTCAGGGCGCTGTTATCTGGGTATTTATTTCAGAAATATTCCCCAACAGTGTCCGGGCAAAAGGGCAGTCACTGGGCTCGGGTACGCACTGGGTGTTTGCAGCGTTGATTGCGTTGCTGATGCCGTATTTCCTCAACGAATTCAAGCCACACATTATCTTCCTGTTTTTCACCGGTATGATGGTGCTGCAATTGATTTTTGTGCTCTTCATGATGCCGGAAACCAAGGGGCGCACGTTGGAATCGCTTTCGGAAAATATGTCTGACAAGAGTGCTGATGTGCGCTGA